In Halovivax gelatinilyticus, the following are encoded in one genomic region:
- a CDS encoding DUF6603 domain-containing protein gives MTGNDTLHTDGRQTLARELTYVVEPVTDAVDEGFDGIVRLLAEAGLAEELQLVEIEQLVTAVQDAGELFESLQETVQSFLDDEEDVDDVVAIVDSIGDLVDTIRSLDEIEVASPHLEDIGRSLLDYLLLRYLVSHQHDLFAILSATGVIQDVETAPYKTIEYSRVPTLLDDPNQVLDDQLDLDEADAYESIAAFVATVADASSRRFLPASRSNANPESVATLLAMDDADEIDQLPTVDSSADLFDQTTVDLVTVPLEDGQVVLGLHLVPLPETANDPAGVGVLPAVLGTLATGSTTTFGADDQWTFSFSLSGEANVSEYGAVIRPLPDGIETEVVDRRDDGAPIETSLRADASIEYDGSADDEYQTILGDEERSHVGIGPIGVTVGLEHADDETTVTVETPVNGIIGVQPSDGFLASVLPDDGIEYEFDALVGWSARTGLYFENGGTLEAEIPQNAELGPVTMKNIHVGVLPSGITDDADPGLTISAAASASIELGPMTGTVQRMGIKADVAFPEDRDGSLGPVDLDIGIDPPDGIGLAIDAEGVSGGGFLELDHENNRYAGAVQLHVGELTFNAVGLLTTELPDGSDGFSLLVLITAEFPPIELGLGFTLNGLGGLVGVHRSVKSDPLQQAVRDGSLDSVLFPQDVVENAPRIVSDLRATFPPTADYHVFGPMARLGWGTPELITADLGVLVEFPSVRIIILGRLSAVLPDDIAPLVELNAGVLGEIDPAVPELEIHASLYDSRVMQWELSGDFGVRIRGGDQPDFLLSAGGFHPQYEPPETFADMRRLRASLGVPGGNPSLDLKGYFAVTSNTVQAGADLSFFVDLGVASVDGDLGFDALVQFDPFEFLVDIYASLTVKALKTTFSVSLDGSLSGPAPWHVDGEVEVSIALASVSFRVDTTFGSADDRDALPPVDVLDKLTHAVEQPGNWQTTLPDEGESPVTLRDPVDRSETDGESDETPPVLVHPQSAPAVRQTVVPLSVEIERFGNAEPADADRFEITSVDADGSAELDIVDETTEQFSPGEYFDLSDDERLDSPAFESMQAGYRLDSGGVYAGQAIETGDDDLADNGRITSLSYETSIRDERCDNYDTPAATIEGFDLEGSCLNGSITRQFTRASIDRDALGCDAGPAPKETVDDGTTPSESGLEGSVTGDRPDRRYQIVRSDTFEPVDLDGNANDGYGKAEAKRTIERHAADGATGRYQVVAAAELE, from the coding sequence ATGACGGGGAACGACACGCTACACACTGACGGACGGCAAACGCTCGCACGCGAGCTTACGTACGTTGTTGAGCCAGTTACCGATGCCGTCGATGAGGGCTTCGACGGAATCGTCAGATTACTCGCGGAGGCAGGACTGGCCGAGGAGCTTCAATTGGTGGAAATTGAACAACTCGTCACGGCCGTTCAGGACGCCGGAGAGCTGTTCGAAAGCCTCCAGGAGACGGTCCAATCCTTCCTCGACGACGAAGAAGACGTCGACGACGTCGTCGCGATCGTAGACTCGATCGGGGATCTCGTAGACACCATCCGGTCGCTCGACGAAATAGAGGTTGCCAGTCCGCACCTCGAAGACATCGGTCGGTCGCTGCTCGATTACCTGCTGTTGCGATACCTCGTTTCTCACCAGCACGACCTGTTCGCCATCTTATCTGCAACCGGTGTGATCCAGGACGTCGAGACGGCCCCCTACAAGACGATCGAGTACTCCAGGGTTCCAACGTTACTCGACGATCCGAACCAGGTGCTCGACGATCAACTGGATCTAGACGAAGCCGACGCCTACGAATCGATCGCCGCGTTCGTAGCGACGGTCGCGGACGCGAGTTCGAGACGGTTTCTCCCGGCGTCGAGGTCGAACGCAAATCCGGAGAGCGTTGCAACACTGCTGGCGATGGACGATGCCGACGAAATCGACCAGTTACCAACGGTCGACTCGTCAGCAGATCTCTTCGACCAGACGACAGTCGACTTGGTGACGGTCCCACTCGAGGACGGACAGGTGGTTCTCGGTCTCCACCTAGTCCCGCTGCCAGAAACGGCGAACGATCCGGCTGGCGTTGGCGTTCTCCCGGCGGTTCTTGGGACGCTCGCGACCGGGTCGACGACGACATTCGGCGCGGACGATCAGTGGACGTTCTCGTTCTCCCTTTCCGGCGAGGCGAACGTGAGCGAGTACGGGGCCGTGATTCGACCCCTCCCCGACGGGATAGAGACGGAGGTCGTCGACCGTAGGGACGACGGGGCACCGATCGAGACGTCACTTCGCGCGGACGCGAGTATCGAATACGACGGCTCGGCCGACGACGAGTATCAAACGATCCTCGGCGACGAGGAGAGATCACATGTCGGAATCGGTCCGATCGGCGTCACTGTCGGCCTGGAGCATGCGGACGACGAGACCACCGTCACCGTAGAGACCCCGGTCAACGGCATCATCGGCGTGCAGCCTAGCGACGGCTTCCTCGCATCGGTCCTTCCCGACGACGGTATCGAGTACGAGTTCGACGCGCTCGTGGGCTGGTCCGCAAGAACCGGCCTCTATTTCGAAAACGGCGGGACGCTCGAGGCGGAGATCCCACAGAACGCCGAACTCGGGCCGGTGACGATGAAGAACATCCACGTCGGCGTGCTCCCGAGCGGGATCACCGACGACGCGGATCCGGGGCTTACGATATCGGCCGCGGCCTCGGCGTCGATCGAACTGGGCCCGATGACCGGCACGGTCCAGCGGATGGGAATCAAGGCCGACGTCGCGTTTCCGGAGGATCGGGACGGCTCGCTCGGCCCCGTCGATCTCGACATCGGCATCGATCCGCCCGACGGAATCGGGCTCGCGATCGACGCGGAGGGCGTCAGCGGCGGCGGCTTTCTCGAACTCGATCACGAGAACAACCGCTACGCGGGTGCCGTCCAGTTACACGTCGGCGAACTCACGTTCAACGCGGTCGGTCTACTCACGACGGAGCTTCCGGACGGTAGCGACGGATTCTCCCTGCTCGTGTTGATCACGGCCGAGTTCCCGCCGATCGAACTCGGGCTCGGCTTTACGCTCAACGGGCTCGGCGGGCTCGTCGGGGTTCACCGGTCAGTGAAGTCGGATCCGCTCCAGCAGGCCGTCAGGGACGGCTCGCTCGATTCGGTGTTGTTCCCCCAGGACGTGGTCGAGAACGCCCCGCGCATCGTCAGCGACCTGCGCGCAACGTTCCCGCCGACGGCCGACTACCACGTCTTCGGCCCGATGGCCCGACTCGGGTGGGGAACGCCGGAGTTGATCACGGCCGACCTGGGCGTCCTCGTCGAGTTCCCCTCGGTCCGGATCATTATCCTCGGTCGGCTCAGCGCCGTCCTCCCCGACGATATCGCCCCGCTCGTCGAACTCAACGCGGGCGTCCTCGGCGAAATCGACCCGGCGGTGCCCGAACTCGAGATCCACGCCTCGCTGTACGATTCGCGAGTGATGCAGTGGGAGCTCTCCGGGGACTTCGGCGTTCGCATCCGCGGCGGCGACCAGCCGGACTTCCTGCTTTCAGCCGGCGGCTTCCACCCGCAGTACGAGCCGCCGGAGACGTTCGCCGACATGCGACGGCTCAGAGCCTCGCTCGGCGTCCCGGGTGGCAATCCGAGTCTCGACCTCAAGGGGTACTTCGCCGTCACCTCGAACACCGTCCAGGCCGGCGCCGACCTGAGTTTCTTCGTCGACCTCGGCGTAGCCAGCGTCGACGGCGACCTCGGGTTCGACGCGCTCGTCCAGTTCGATCCGTTCGAGTTCCTCGTCGACATCTACGCCTCGTTGACGGTGAAGGCGCTCAAGACGACGTTCTCGGTGAGTCTCGACGGCAGTCTCTCCGGGCCCGCACCGTGGCACGTCGACGGCGAGGTCGAAGTCAGCATCGCGCTCGCCTCCGTCAGTTTCCGCGTGGACACGACGTTCGGCTCGGCGGACGATCGCGACGCGCTCCCGCCCGTCGACGTTCTGGATAAACTCACGCACGCGGTCGAACAGCCGGGTAACTGGCAGACGACCCTGCCCGACGAGGGCGAGTCTCCGGTGACGCTTCGCGATCCAGTCGATCGATCCGAGACGGACGGGGAATCCGACGAGACCCCGCCGGTCCTCGTCCACCCGCAGTCGGCACCGGCCGTCAGACAGACGGTCGTCCCGCTGTCGGTCGAAATCGAACGATTCGGTAACGCCGAACCGGCCGACGCGGATCGGTTCGAGATCACATCTGTCGACGCGGACGGAAGCGCTGAGCTCGACATCGTCGACGAGACGACCGAGCAATTCTCACCGGGCGAGTACTTCGACCTCTCGGACGACGAACGCCTCGATAGTCCCGCGTTCGAGTCGATGCAGGCGGGCTACCGGCTCGACAGCGGCGGCGTCTACGCCGGGCAGGCGATCGAAACCGGTGACGACGACCTGGCGGACAACGGTCGCATCACCAGCCTGTCCTACGAGACGTCGATTCGCGACGAGCGGTGTGACAACTACGACACGCCGGCGGCGACCATCGAAGGATTCGACCTCGAGGGATCGTGCTTGAACGGGTCGATCACTCGCCAGTTCACCCGGGCGTCGATCGACCGGGACGCCCTGGGATGTGACGCCGGACCGGCGCCGAAAGAGACCGTCGACGACGGAACCACGCCCAGCGAGTCGGGGCTCGAGGGTTCGGTCACCGGCGATCGGCCGGACCGTCGGTATCAGATCGTTCGCTCGGACACGTTCGAGCCGGTCGACCTCGACGGTAACGCGAACGACGGCTACGGAAAGGCGGAGGCGAAACGGACGATCGAACGACACGCGGCGGACGGGGCCACCGGACGGTACCAGGTCGTCGCAGCGGCGGAACTCGAGTGA